The genomic stretch GCGCGTCAGCCTCCCGCGCCGTCACGGCCGCCTCGGCGAGGCGGCCCTACCTAGTGTGGTGTCGCATTGCAGAATGCCCCCTCCCCGTGAGAACGGGGTTGCGCTCGGGCGAGGTGGATGGCACGCTCTTCCCATGAAGGCACGACTGGCAGAGCAGGTGTTCGGCGCTCTCGAGACGTTTCGCATCGAGCTTCCCTCCTGGGGCTTTGCCAATACCGGCACGAGGTTTGGCAAGTACCTCCAGCCGGCCGCAGCGACCACCATTGAGGAGAAGCTCGCCGATGCCGGTCAGGTGCATGCGCTCACCGGAGTCTGTCCGACCGTTGCGCTCCACGTGCAGTGGGACTTTCCGGGGGGCCTCGGCGACGCGGGCGCGGTGACAGCTCTCGCCCGCCGCTGCGGTGTACGGCCCGGCGCCATCAACCCGAACTTCTTCCAAGACCAGGAGTACAAGCACGGCTCGTTCGGCAATCCAGAGGAGGCGACCCGCCAGCGAGCGCTCGAGCATGGCTTGGAAAGCGTGCGCATTGGACAGCGCGTCGAGAGTCGAGACGTTTCCTGTTGGTTCGCCGATGGGTCCAATTACCCCGGCACGGCCAACATCCGGCGCCGGCGGCAATGGTTCGAAGAGGGCCTCGCCCGGCTGGCGAGCGAGCTTGCCGCGGAACAGCGCTTGCTCGTGGAGTACAAGCCGTTCGAGCCGGCCTTCTACCATACCGATATCGCCGACTGGGGCATGGCGCTCCTCTTGGCGCGCGCGGCGGGCCCGCAGGCGAAGGTCCTCGTGGACACAGGACACCACTATGCGGCGCAGAACATCGAGCAGATCGTCGCCTGGCTGCTGGCCGACGGGATGCTCGGCGGCTTCCACTTCAACGACCGACGCTATGCGGATGACGATCTGACCTTGGGATCCATCGAT from Luteitalea sp. encodes the following:
- a CDS encoding sugar isomerase, with the protein product MKARLAEQVFGALETFRIELPSWGFANTGTRFGKYLQPAAATTIEEKLADAGQVHALTGVCPTVALHVQWDFPGGLGDAGAVTALARRCGVRPGAINPNFFQDQEYKHGSFGNPEEATRQRALEHGLESVRIGQRVESRDVSCWFADGSNYPGTANIRRRRQWFEEGLARLASELAAEQRLLVEYKPFEPAFYHTDIADWGMALLLARAAGPQAKVLVDTGHHYAAQNIEQIVAWLLADGMLGGFHFNDRRYADDDLTLGSIDPYQVFRIFHEICCFEWETGTCADVAYVIDQSHNLKGKIEAMIQTVTVAQELFAKAALVDYQRLAEAQGSVDLVRAESCLQDAFATDVRPAIREWRASKGLPEDPMEAFRQSGYLERISKDRAARQTANASAYA